The Pedobacter roseus genome contains a region encoding:
- a CDS encoding AraC family transcriptional regulator gives MANQQVKQIKSISEYHKVRGLPKPEHPLISLIDYADMKHSSAINTVSWVFDFYFIALKKNMNGRFKYGQQEYDFDEGTLFFISPGQVFRIEVTDDAPYKSGWMLLVHPDFLWNFPLANTIKKYAYFSYSVNEALFLSEKEEITLSGIIQNIQLEYQSNIDNFSQQIIISQIEVLLNYAERFYHRQFITRRITNHQVLDQVESFLDRYFDGNAMETGLPTVNDLAAELNLSPDYLSSLLKVTTGQSTQQHIHDKLIERAKEKLSTTTLTISEIAYQLGFGHPQSFSKLFKSKTNLSPIAFRQSFN, from the coding sequence ATGGCCAATCAACAGGTTAAACAGATAAAAAGCATTAGCGAATACCACAAGGTGAGGGGACTTCCTAAACCTGAACATCCGCTGATCAGTTTGATTGATTATGCAGACATGAAACATTCGTCTGCCATTAATACCGTGAGCTGGGTATTCGACTTCTATTTTATTGCCCTCAAAAAAAACATGAATGGCAGGTTTAAATATGGCCAGCAGGAATATGATTTCGACGAAGGTACTTTGTTTTTTATTTCACCAGGACAGGTTTTCAGAATCGAAGTAACCGATGATGCACCATATAAATCGGGATGGATGTTGCTCGTTCACCCTGATTTTTTATGGAATTTTCCATTGGCCAATACCATCAAGAAATACGCCTATTTTAGCTATTCGGTAAATGAAGCCTTGTTTCTTTCCGAAAAAGAAGAAATAACCCTATCGGGTATTATACAAAATATTCAGCTGGAGTATCAGTCCAATATTGATAACTTCAGCCAGCAGATCATTATCTCGCAGATCGAGGTGCTGCTCAATTATGCTGAACGCTTTTACCACCGACAGTTTATTACCCGAAGAATTACCAACCACCAGGTTTTGGATCAGGTAGAAAGTTTTCTTGATCGTTATTTCGATGGAAATGCCATGGAAACTGGCTTACCCACAGTAAATGACCTTGCAGCAGAACTAAACCTCTCACCAGATTATTTGAGTAGCTTGCTAAAAGTAACCACCGGGCAGAGCACTCAGCAGCATATCCACGATAAATTGATTGAAAGGGCAAAAGAAAAACTATCGACTACCACACTTACCATTAGCGAAATTGCTTACCAATTGGGTTTTGGACATCCACAATCGTTCAGTAAGCTGTTTAAATCCAAAACCAATCTATCGCCGATAGCTTTTCGCCAGTCGTTTAATTGA
- the eboC gene encoding UbiA-like protein EboC (EboC, a homolog the polyprenyltransferase UbiA, belongs to system of proteins involved in the trafficking of precursor metabolites to an extracytoplasmic compartment so that the biosynthesis of certain natural products, such as scytonemin, can be completed.), with the protein MEKLIVYLRMMRPANIVTSVADILAGIAISGILGSGFVTPWLSILLLAASTACLYGGGIVFNDVFDAELDKIERPERAIPSGLISLQNAATFGSLLLSGGIILAALNSFTSGILALLVAIFALLYNKFGKHHPFFGPLNMGLCRGFNLLLGLSIVPAMLYSHYYLAIIPVVYIFSITMTSRGEVHGGHTKNLYIAASLYAIVILAIAYFAFVNDRLLWSLLFLVPFTFMIFKPLLKAINQPIGKNIGAAVKAGVISLILMDAAWAVTFDALILAFLIAALLPLSLWLSKLFAVT; encoded by the coding sequence TTGGAAAAATTAATTGTTTACCTGCGCATGATGCGCCCTGCCAATATTGTTACTTCTGTAGCCGATATTTTAGCAGGTATTGCCATTTCCGGAATTTTAGGCAGTGGATTTGTCACGCCATGGCTTTCGATTTTGCTTTTGGCTGCCTCAACGGCCTGTTTATACGGCGGAGGGATCGTTTTTAACGACGTATTTGATGCTGAACTAGATAAAATCGAACGTCCTGAAAGGGCTATTCCCAGTGGATTGATCAGTTTGCAAAATGCCGCCACTTTCGGTAGTCTTTTACTTTCTGGTGGAATTATATTGGCAGCCTTAAATAGCTTTACTTCGGGCATACTGGCGCTTTTGGTTGCCATTTTTGCTTTGCTTTACAATAAGTTCGGCAAACACCATCCGTTTTTTGGTCCGTTAAATATGGGGTTGTGCCGCGGTTTTAATTTGCTGCTCGGTTTAAGTATTGTACCCGCAATGCTGTACAGTCATTATTATCTGGCCATTATTCCGGTGGTGTATATTTTCTCGATTACGATGACGAGCCGTGGCGAAGTGCATGGCGGGCACACTAAAAATTTATACATTGCGGCCAGTTTATATGCCATTGTAATTCTTGCCATTGCTTATTTTGCTTTTGTAAACGACCGCTTGTTATGGTCGCTACTGTTTTTGGTTCCTTTTACCTTTATGATTTTTAAGCCGCTTTTAAAGGCAATTAATCAACCTATTGGTAAAAATATTGGCGCTGCGGTTAAAGCCGGCGTAATATCCCTTATCTTGATGGATGCCGCCTGGGCCGTAACTTTTGATGCACTGATCCTTGCTTTCTTAATTGCTGCATTATTACCCTTATCGTTATGGCTCTCCAAATTGTTTGCCGTAACCTAA
- a CDS encoding 3-dehydroquinate synthase, which yields MEHLNQSFTVQYQYNIFFTSALFSPENELLNSFLVNLNPAVTVKKILFIIDEGVANAHPALIKEIQTYFYKYNRTQLVQDILVIPGGEVVKNDTRYFDQVLEAINVHGIDRHSFVAAIGGGAVLDMAGYAATVAHRGIKHIRIPSTVLSQNDSGVGVKNGINYFNKKNFLGTFSPPVAVFNDELFLSTLSDRDWRSGIAEAIKVALIKDAEFFEWLEANATALAARDTEAMNYQIWKCAKLHLEHIRSADPFENGSARPLDFGHWSAHKLEYLTNFEVRHGEAVAMGIALDSVYSNLSGRITADEAQRVINLIQQLGFELTHPLLQVTEGNSPILQGLEEFREHLGGQLTITLLTGIGSGEEIHEMDAEILKQAAEILNNQSVTIQH from the coding sequence ATGGAACATTTAAATCAATCCTTTACCGTACAATATCAATACAATATTTTTTTTACTTCAGCGCTGTTTTCACCTGAAAACGAATTACTGAACAGCTTTTTAGTCAACCTAAATCCCGCGGTTACCGTAAAAAAGATTTTATTTATAATCGATGAAGGTGTAGCCAACGCTCATCCAGCGCTTATTAAGGAGATTCAAACTTATTTCTATAAATATAACAGGACACAGTTGGTTCAGGATATTTTGGTTATCCCGGGGGGAGAAGTGGTTAAAAATGATACCCGTTATTTCGATCAGGTATTGGAAGCGATCAACGTTCATGGTATCGACAGGCATTCTTTTGTTGCGGCTATTGGTGGCGGGGCTGTGCTCGATATGGCAGGTTATGCCGCTACTGTTGCACATAGAGGAATTAAACACATCAGGATTCCCAGTACTGTACTTTCGCAGAACGATTCTGGTGTTGGCGTAAAAAACGGCATCAATTATTTTAATAAAAAGAACTTTTTAGGTACGTTTTCACCGCCCGTTGCTGTTTTTAACGACGAACTTTTTTTAAGCACTTTATCTGATCGCGACTGGCGATCGGGTATTGCTGAAGCCATTAAGGTGGCGCTGATTAAAGATGCCGAATTTTTCGAATGGCTTGAAGCCAATGCCACAGCACTTGCCGCCCGCGATACAGAAGCAATGAATTACCAGATCTGGAAATGCGCCAAACTACATTTAGAGCATATCCGCAGTGCCGATCCTTTCGAAAATGGTTCGGCCAGGCCATTGGATTTCGGTCATTGGAGCGCCCATAAACTCGAATACCTCACCAATTTTGAAGTCAGGCATGGTGAAGCAGTAGCCATGGGCATTGCTTTGGATAGCGTTTATTCAAACTTATCCGGAAGGATTACAGCCGATGAAGCACAAAGGGTAATTAATTTGATCCAACAACTAGGGTTTGAGTTAACGCATCCATTATTACAAGTTACTGAAGGCAATAGTCCGATATTACAGGGGCTGGAAGAATTCCGAGAACATCTTGGCGGCCAATTAACCATTACTTTGCTTACTGGTATTGGTAGTGGCGAAGAAATACACGAAATGGATGCGGAAATTCTAAAACAGGCGGCCGAAATTTTAAATAATCAAAGCGTTACTATTCAGCATTAA
- a CDS encoding helix-turn-helix domain-containing protein: MKSDEAYKGYRIAVPAEFEELFSHFYFAENNSEGPITQTLLPTFQTMMVFSFGAPLLLVTKENEEISMDRCLVLGPIKQAFTYILPAGGEMLVVNFKDDAFFRFFGTASLSEYLHPDDLLNDNCFTALWTSLGKMDTVAEKVSQLLEFSRPYIQNRHPLTEQIIALGNGPISPVKEISAQEKLSERSVQMNLKKHLGYSSREIGRYMRFLKAIELVQQLAIENEQVNWFEVIETCGFYDQSQLIHDFKHYLNLSPAKYLKFQQGICHSRG; encoded by the coding sequence ATGAAAAGTGATGAGGCATATAAAGGCTACCGGATTGCAGTTCCTGCTGAATTTGAGGAGCTGTTTTCTCATTTTTATTTTGCAGAAAATAATTCTGAAGGTCCCATTACCCAAACTTTGTTGCCTACTTTCCAAACCATGATGGTATTCAGTTTTGGTGCGCCGCTTTTATTGGTTACCAAAGAAAATGAAGAAATATCGATGGATAGATGTTTGGTTTTAGGTCCGATTAAACAGGCTTTTACCTACATTCTTCCTGCTGGTGGCGAAATGCTGGTCGTAAATTTTAAAGATGATGCTTTTTTTCGTTTTTTCGGTACGGCATCGCTATCCGAATATCTTCATCCGGATGATTTGCTGAATGATAACTGTTTCACCGCCCTCTGGACAAGCCTCGGTAAAATGGATACTGTGGCGGAAAAAGTATCGCAGCTTCTCGAATTTAGCCGTCCATATATACAGAACAGGCATCCATTAACTGAACAGATTATTGCTTTGGGCAATGGTCCAATCAGTCCGGTAAAAGAAATTTCAGCCCAGGAAAAACTTTCTGAAAGATCGGTACAGATGAACCTGAAAAAACATCTGGGTTATTCTTCCCGGGAAATCGGTCGTTATATGCGCTTTTTAAAAGCAATCGAATTGGTTCAGCAACTGGCCATCGAAAATGAGCAGGTAAACTGGTTTGAAGTCATCGAAACCTGTGGTTTTTACGATCAGAGCCAATTAATTCATGATTTTAAACATTACCTCAATCTTAGTCCCGCAAAATATTTGAAATTTCAGCAGGGGATTTGTCATTCAAGGGGTTAA
- the eboE gene encoding metabolite traffic protein EboE, with amino-acid sequence MKLNSGHLTFCTNIYAGENWEAHFAVLKASFPILKAKLSPDSNMGIGLRLSNLASIEILENNHLSAFKQWLEDEGGYVFTMNGFPYGGFHHTRVKDQVHAPDWTTNDRVDYTLRLAEILSQLLPDDMDGGISTSPLSYKPWFTDAEAREIATINATANILKVAEGLQQIQEQTGKVIHLDIEPEPDGFLESGPEFIDWYENVLLSARNDEKLVKNHIRLCYDVCHFAIGYEPHTTIISELNDKGIKIGKIQISAALKAKLPESIADRTAVLEQLSRFDEPTYLHQVIARKNDGSLIRYPDLADALSEGEDPTIDELRAHFHVPIFVEDMGLIQSTQSDITEVLNLQKNNPFTAHLEVETYTWDVLPTDLKAPLNDSIIRELAWVKTLLEQ; translated from the coding sequence ATGAAATTAAACTCCGGTCATTTAACTTTCTGTACCAATATTTACGCAGGCGAAAACTGGGAAGCACATTTTGCGGTGTTGAAAGCTAGTTTTCCCATATTAAAAGCAAAATTATCGCCTGATTCAAACATGGGAATTGGTTTGCGCCTTTCCAACCTCGCCAGTATCGAAATTTTAGAGAACAATCATTTATCCGCTTTTAAACAATGGCTCGAAGATGAAGGTGGGTATGTATTTACCATGAACGGATTTCCTTATGGTGGTTTTCACCACACCAGGGTTAAAGACCAGGTACATGCACCCGATTGGACGACAAATGATCGGGTAGATTATACCCTCCGTTTAGCCGAAATTCTTTCGCAATTACTTCCCGATGATATGGATGGCGGCATTTCAACGTCTCCATTAAGCTATAAACCCTGGTTTACCGATGCTGAAGCAAGAGAAATTGCCACCATTAATGCAACAGCCAATATTTTAAAAGTTGCAGAAGGTTTGCAACAGATACAAGAACAAACTGGAAAAGTAATCCACCTGGATATTGAGCCAGAACCTGATGGTTTTCTGGAATCTGGTCCTGAGTTTATTGATTGGTACGAAAATGTACTTTTATCTGCCAGAAATGATGAAAAGCTGGTCAAAAATCACATCCGTTTATGTTACGATGTTTGTCATTTTGCCATCGGATATGAACCGCATACCACCATTATCAGCGAGTTAAACGATAAAGGCATTAAAATTGGTAAAATTCAGATCAGCGCGGCGCTGAAAGCAAAATTACCGGAGTCGATAGCAGATAGGACAGCCGTATTGGAGCAGTTAAGCCGTTTCGATGAACCAACTTATCTCCACCAGGTTATTGCACGCAAAAATGATGGCAGTTTGATCCGTTACCCCGATCTGGCTGATGCATTGTCAGAGGGTGAAGACCCAACGATAGACGAGTTGCGGGCACATTTCCACGTACCGATTTTTGTAGAAGATATGGGTTTGATCCAATCAACCCAAAGCGATATTACAGAAGTATTAAACCTGCAGAAAAATAATCCTTTTACAGCGCATCTTGAAGTAGAAACCTACACCTGGGATGTTTTGCCGACAGATTTAAAAGCACCTTTAAACGATTCTATCATTAGAGAACTGGCCTGGGTGAAAACATTATTAGAACAGTAA
- a CDS encoding helix-turn-helix domain-containing protein: MKKADNSPYKFTSLTEAHRMMGLPQPKHPLISLINNEAHPVEMSGQPNSHILNFYKISYKPKLSGRLKYGQSYYDFDEGGLLFAAPNQIIGHDEDLESSVCSLYTLLIHPDFLLSFPIAKKIKNYGFFSYSANEALHLSENEKTTIINLFKSIEEELNSRIDDFSQDVIIAQIELLLNYSNRFYKRQFITRKVLNSDLLQKLEELLEDYFKDKLPMFKGLPTVQYLSDHLNVSPSYLSDLLRSLTGQNAQQHIHQILIEKAKEKLSGTNLSVSEVAYELGFEHPQSFNKLFKAKTQVSPLAFRKLFN; the protein is encoded by the coding sequence ATGAAAAAGGCAGACAATAGTCCATATAAATTCACTTCGTTAACAGAAGCACACCGGATGATGGGCCTGCCCCAACCGAAACACCCGCTGATTAGCCTGATCAACAACGAAGCACACCCTGTTGAAATGAGCGGACAGCCCAATTCGCACATCCTCAATTTTTATAAAATCTCTTACAAACCTAAATTGAGCGGCAGGCTAAAATATGGTCAGAGTTATTACGATTTTGATGAAGGTGGTTTGTTATTTGCGGCTCCCAACCAGATTATCGGTCATGATGAGGATTTAGAATCTAGTGTTTGTTCGCTATACACCTTATTGATCCATCCTGATTTTCTATTGTCGTTCCCCATCGCCAAAAAAATCAAAAATTATGGTTTCTTTTCGTATTCAGCCAATGAGGCTTTACACTTATCAGAAAACGAAAAAACGACTATCATTAACCTTTTTAAAAGTATTGAAGAGGAACTGAACAGCAGGATCGACGATTTTAGTCAGGATGTGATTATTGCGCAGATTGAACTGTTGTTAAATTACAGTAACCGTTTTTACAAACGCCAGTTTATTACCAGAAAAGTACTGAATAGTGATTTGCTACAAAAGCTGGAAGAGTTGTTAGAAGATTATTTTAAAGATAAACTGCCCATGTTTAAAGGTTTGCCAACGGTGCAATACCTTTCCGATCATTTAAATGTTTCGCCCAGTTATTTAAGCGATCTGCTCCGGTCACTTACCGGACAGAACGCACAACAGCATATCCACCAAATATTGATCGAAAAAGCCAAAGAAAAATTATCGGGTACCAACCTTTCGGTAAGTGAAGTCGCTTACGAACTCGGTTTTGAGCATCCTCAATCTTTTAATAAATTATTCAAGGCAAAAACACAGGTTTCGCCATTGGCATTTAGAAAATTATTTAATTAA
- a CDS encoding TatD family hydrolase: MCCSSSIARDKATMGEPEAFDISAVKGMKFFDPHVHMTSRTTDDYQAMADAGVVALIEPAFWLGQPRTGLDSFRDYYSSLIGWERFRSSQFGIKHYCTIGLNSREANNESLAEQVMEILPLFIYKEGVVGIGEIGFDDQTAAEEKYYRLQLELAKEAGLPVQVHTPHRDKKKGTQRSMDIALEHGLDPYQVIIDHNNEETVKEVLDRGFFAAFTIYPFTKMGNERMVEIVKQYGAERIMVNSAADWGISDPLAVPKTAALMKMRGLSDQDIELVTYRNAITAFAQSGQIDEADFNAQADLTEKFEGNTILRGGQQPRPDKSSIIIS, from the coding sequence ATGTGTTGTAGCAGTTCAATCGCAAGAGATAAAGCAACGATGGGAGAGCCTGAGGCTTTCGATATTAGTGCCGTTAAGGGAATGAAATTCTTCGATCCACATGTTCACATGACTTCGAGAACCACAGATGATTACCAGGCCATGGCCGACGCTGGTGTTGTTGCACTCATCGAACCTGCGTTTTGGCTGGGCCAGCCCCGTACCGGATTGGATAGTTTCAGGGATTATTACAGCAGCCTGATCGGTTGGGAGCGTTTCCGTTCCTCGCAGTTCGGTATTAAACATTATTGTACCATTGGTCTAAACTCAAGGGAAGCCAATAACGAAAGCCTGGCTGAACAGGTAATGGAAATCCTGCCTTTGTTTATTTATAAAGAAGGTGTGGTTGGAATAGGCGAAATCGGTTTCGACGATCAGACTGCTGCCGAAGAAAAATATTACAGGTTGCAGCTCGAACTGGCTAAAGAAGCCGGTTTACCAGTACAAGTACACACCCCGCACCGCGATAAGAAAAAAGGTACGCAGCGCAGTATGGATATCGCTTTAGAACATGGCCTAGATCCCTATCAGGTTATTATCGATCATAATAATGAAGAAACGGTAAAAGAAGTGTTAGATCGTGGTTTTTTCGCAGCTTTTACTATTTATCCTTTTACCAAAATGGGCAACGAGCGAATGGTCGAAATTGTAAAACAATACGGTGCTGAACGCATTATGGTCAATTCTGCTGCCGATTGGGGTATCAGCGATCCGCTAGCCGTGCCAAAAACTGCAGCGTTAATGAAAATGCGTGGATTGAGTGATCAGGATATTGAACTGGTAACTTACCGCAATGCCATTACGGCCTTTGCACAGAGCGGACAGATTGATGAAGCCGATTTTAATGCACAGGCAGACCTTACCGAGAAATTTGAAGGAAATACTATTCTGCGCGGTGGACAACAACCCAGACCCGATAAATCTTCCATCATTATCAGCTAA
- a CDS encoding alkaline phosphatase family protein, which produces MHKTVVIDIVGLSGSVIGAHTPFIQKYISENHFTTIEPLLPAVTTSVQSSYLTGKFPSETGIVGNGWYDHADAEIKFWKQSNKLVNAEKIWDQAKKEDPNFTCANMFWWYNMYSTADYSVTPRPNYLADGRKLPDCYSQPAELRDYLQNKLGQFPLFQFWGPGANIKSTRWIADAAMETEKLHHPTLTLIYLPHLDYCLQKFGPDLEKIKPELQEIDQVVSELVRFYEEKGASIILLSEYGIAPVNNPIHLNRLFRENGLIQIREERDLELLDPGASKAFVVADHQIAHVYINDKSVTEQVKTLLKNAAGIELVLDKEEQKKHHINHERSGDLLLVAKENSWFTYYFWLDDAKAPDYARVVDIHKKPGYDPVEMFMTSKLRAGYKLLRKKAGFRYVMDVIPLDAKLVKGSHGRTNVTDEYKPILVTSKPVGKTLHAPDIYEVIWESLTV; this is translated from the coding sequence ATGCATAAAACCGTTGTTATCGATATTGTTGGCTTATCTGGTTCCGTAATCGGGGCACATACGCCTTTTATCCAAAAATATATTTCTGAAAATCATTTCACTACCATCGAACCGTTGTTACCTGCAGTTACTACCTCAGTACAATCAAGCTACCTGACGGGAAAATTTCCATCTGAAACGGGGATTGTGGGCAATGGCTGGTATGATCATGCAGATGCTGAAATCAAATTCTGGAAACAGTCGAACAAACTCGTTAATGCCGAAAAAATATGGGATCAGGCTAAAAAGGAAGATCCGAATTTTACCTGTGCCAATATGTTCTGGTGGTACAACATGTACTCTACAGCTGATTATTCGGTAACACCGCGTCCGAATTACCTGGCTGATGGCCGTAAATTGCCCGATTGTTATTCGCAACCGGCCGAACTGCGTGATTATCTGCAGAATAAACTCGGTCAGTTTCCCTTATTCCAGTTTTGGGGCCCGGGAGCCAATATAAAATCAACCAGATGGATCGCCGATGCAGCAATGGAGACCGAAAAACTTCATCATCCTACACTAACCTTAATTTATTTGCCCCATCTGGATTATTGTTTGCAAAAATTCGGACCGGATTTAGAGAAAATCAAACCAGAATTGCAGGAAATTGATCAGGTGGTATCAGAGTTGGTGCGTTTCTATGAAGAAAAGGGTGCAAGCATCATTTTACTTTCTGAGTATGGCATCGCACCCGTAAACAATCCGATCCATTTAAACCGCTTGTTCAGGGAAAACGGATTGATCCAGATCCGCGAGGAAAGGGATTTGGAATTGTTAGATCCGGGGGCATCAAAAGCTTTTGTAGTGGCCGACCATCAGATTGCGCATGTGTACATTAACGATAAAAGTGTAACTGAACAGGTTAAAACCTTATTGAAAAATGCCGCTGGTATTGAATTGGTACTGGATAAAGAAGAACAGAAAAAACACCATATTAACCACGAACGTTCTGGCGACCTGTTATTGGTAGCTAAAGAAAACAGCTGGTTTACCTACTATTTTTGGCTGGATGATGCCAAAGCACCTGATTATGCAAGAGTTGTTGATATTCATAAAAAACCGGGTTACGATCCTGTAGAGATGTTTATGACTTCCAAACTAAGGGCTGGATATAAACTATTGAGGAAAAAAGCGGGTTTCCGTTATGTAATGGATGTAATCCCGCTTGATGCAAAACTGGTTAAGGGATCGCATGGACGAACAAATGTAACTGATGAATATAAACCCATTTTGGTGACGTCTAAACCGGTGGGTAAAACTTTGCATGCTCCGGATATTTATGAGGTAATTTGGGAGAGTTTGACTGTTTAA
- a CDS encoding SDR family NAD(P)-dependent oxidoreductase, with protein MEHQQENQGTDTSAAHKVWFITGTSRGFGRVWAIAALERGDKVAATARNLSGIADLQEKYGKNVLTLALDVTNYDQVEQAVKQAHEHFGRLDIIFNNAGYSLVGTVEEATIDQVKAMYDTNVFGAVAVIQAALPILRKQGFGHILGTSSNLGHVVLPVIGYYCSSKWAFEAIHESLATEVKAFGIKVTIIEPGAYATEFGSQESLKFADGLDVYTDFKAKFFEGLQQLERGNPAATPEALFKIVDAENPPLRFFLGSHNLPWVRTAYAERLSTWEEWETISNAAQGN; from the coding sequence ATGGAACATCAACAAGAAAATCAAGGTACAGATACCTCAGCAGCTCATAAAGTTTGGTTCATCACCGGTACTTCGCGTGGCTTTGGGCGTGTATGGGCCATAGCTGCATTAGAGCGTGGCGATAAAGTTGCCGCAACGGCAAGAAACCTTTCGGGTATCGCCGATCTTCAGGAGAAGTATGGGAAAAATGTATTGACGTTGGCACTGGACGTAACCAATTATGACCAGGTTGAGCAAGCAGTTAAACAAGCCCACGAACATTTTGGAAGATTGGATATTATTTTTAACAATGCAGGTTATTCACTCGTTGGTACCGTTGAAGAAGCCACCATTGATCAGGTGAAAGCCATGTACGATACCAATGTTTTCGGTGCTGTAGCGGTTATCCAGGCTGCGCTGCCTATTTTACGCAAACAGGGTTTTGGACATATTTTAGGTACTTCGAGCAATCTTGGTCATGTGGTGCTGCCTGTTATCGGTTATTATTGCTCTTCAAAATGGGCATTCGAAGCCATTCACGAAAGTTTGGCTACAGAGGTTAAAGCTTTTGGCATCAAAGTAACCATTATTGAACCAGGTGCTTATGCTACTGAATTTGGAAGTCAGGAATCCTTAAAATTTGCAGACGGTTTGGATGTATACACCGATTTTAAAGCAAAGTTTTTTGAAGGTTTACAGCAATTGGAAAGAGGAAATCCGGCCGCAACACCAGAAGCTCTTTTTAAAATTGTTGATGCTGAAAATCCACCGCTCCGTTTTTTCCTGGGTAGCCATAACCTGCCCTGGGTACGCACGGCTTATGCAGAGCGTTTATCCACCTGGGAAGAATGGGAAACCATATCGAACGCTGCACAAGGTAATTAA
- a CDS encoding EboA domain-containing protein, with protein MNAVKEIIWSVINNNINLEAEKWLEDFKQSPDQSLQVAKVFVMLPRKTGKLSVAINEDQQKALDTAGYGYIRNWTIDRLSRVWLLSNLSLPDKEQLYSTLERLFLSAEVNEAVALYSALPFLPYPEIWVKRCAEGIRSNIGSVLEAIMENNPYPAAYLDEAAWNQLVLKAFFTEKNIKLIVGLDERANLQLALTLVDYAKERWAAGRQVNLQLWRMVGRFINAEIFEDLKIGLQHYDKTEQRAIALAVAESECQPAKDYINTFPELKLALADGSLNWNSL; from the coding sequence ATGAACGCGGTAAAAGAAATAATATGGTCTGTTATTAATAACAATATAAATTTAGAGGCCGAAAAGTGGCTGGAGGATTTTAAACAATCGCCAGATCAATCGTTGCAGGTAGCTAAAGTATTTGTGATGCTGCCACGTAAAACAGGCAAGTTATCGGTTGCAATTAACGAAGACCAGCAAAAAGCACTAGATACAGCGGGCTATGGCTATATCCGTAACTGGACCATCGACAGGCTTAGCCGGGTATGGTTGTTAAGCAATTTATCCCTACCGGATAAAGAACAGCTATACTCAACTCTCGAACGTTTATTTCTGTCAGCAGAGGTGAACGAAGCGGTGGCTTTATATTCGGCATTGCCATTTTTACCTTATCCCGAAATTTGGGTTAAACGCTGTGCCGAAGGGATCAGGAGCAATATTGGTTCGGTTTTGGAAGCGATTATGGAAAACAATCCGTATCCTGCAGCATACCTGGATGAAGCGGCCTGGAACCAGCTCGTATTAAAAGCATTTTTCACCGAAAAAAACATCAAGCTAATTGTAGGTTTGGATGAACGTGCCAATCTTCAACTGGCTTTAACGCTGGTTGATTACGCCAAAGAACGTTGGGCGGCTGGTCGGCAGGTAAATCTGCAGCTGTGGCGCATGGTGGGCAGGTTTATCAATGCTGAAATTTTTGAAGACCTCAAAATTGGTTTGCAGCATTACGACAAAACAGAGCAGCGCGCCATTGCATTGGCCGTAGCCGAATCGGAATGCCAGCCCGCAAAAGATTATATTAATACCTTTCCTGAACTGAAGTTGGCCCTGGCTGATGGAAGCTTAAACTGGAATTCATTATAA